In the genome of Halorubrum sp. BV1, the window CAGTCCGTGCCCCCCTCGACGGGGGACCTTCGCATTAGTCACGAATGCCGGGTTGTATTTAACCCCGTCGAAGCATCGGCGCTACGTCATGCGGTTTCAATGGGACAAGTTGCCACGACGGCCACCGCGTGGAGAGGCGAGATCGACTGTAATGCAAGCTGCAATGCGCTCGTGTTTCTGGACGTAGCTCGGATTAATACCACGTACGTGTCAGTTCCTCTCGGCAATACGTTCGGCACGAACCGTACGCAGACAACATCAAAAGTGGAAGAGATAGCAGACGTCAGAGGTGGTGTCGTGTGGTGAGAACGTGGTGGCTACATTCGGTATCGAGTAGCAAGTAGTGTTGGAGAACCGGGAAACGCGTTTTCCGCGCGGAGAGTGACGCTCACCGAGACAGAACACCGACGAACGGGTTCCGTAGTCATACATCGAATCTGACACTGATGCCCGTCGGAAGCGAGACGGAAACACCGACCAGCGATCCGGCTGTTTATACCACGGGCGTTTATAAGGGAGGGGTTCACATATAAAAGCGAACGATGACGAACCCTGCAGATTCGATCGAGATACAGAACGTAGTTGCATCGACGGGGATCGGCCAGGAACTTGACTTGGAGGCGCTCGCGGAGGATCTTCCCGGTGCCGATTTTAATCCGGATAACTTTCCCGGTCTCGTCTACCGGACGCAGGAGCCGAAGGCGGCCGCACTTATCTTCCGCTCCGGGAAGATCGTGTGCACGGGCGCAAAGAGTATCAACGACGTTCACGAGGCCCTCGGGATCATCTTCGAGAAACTCCGCGGACTGCAGATTCCCGTCGAAGACGACCCCGAGATCACCGTCCAGAACATCGTGTCGAGCGCCGACCTCGGACATAATCTGAACCTCAACGCGCTTGCGATCGGTCTCGGGTTAGAAGACGTGGAGTACGAGCCGGAACAGTTCCCCGGTCTCGTGTACCGGATGGACGAGCCCGAAGTTGTGATTCTGTTGTTCGGGAGCGGAAAGATCGTCATCACGGGCGGCAAGCGTACAGACGACGCCGAAGAGGCGGTAGAGGAGATCGTCGAGCGGATCGAGGGGCTCGGACTGCTCGGGTGACTCCGCAAGCAATCCACCGGCCAAACGAATAGACCGCTCCGTCAGACGCGCTGTCGGACGTCACGGTCTGAGCACTGATCCGGTCGATTTCGTCACGTCCGTCGCGTCGTTATGAATACGAGTCTCTCGTTCGGAGAAGAGATCGAACATCTCAGGGCTCGACACTGAAGCGATTCTGGCTGCTTTTCTGTCGGTATGTCCCCGGCTACTCTTCTGTCAGTACATCCTTGACTACGCTCGGATCTTCTAGCAGCTGGTGTTTCGTGTAGCTTCCCTCGGCGCTTCCGCCGCTGTGTTTCGACTGTTCGATGATGTCGAGAAACGCGTGTTCTTTGAGCAGGTCACGGACGCGCCGGAGAGAGAGGCTGTCTGATCCCTCTTGGCGGCAGATGTTCTCGTATATTTCGTACACGCGGCTCGTTCGAAACCCGTCTTGACGGCCCGAAGAGAGCGAAAGCAGTGCGAGCGCTTGAAGCACGTATCGCGAGTGAGGGGTCGATCCCCGGATGAGTTCGCGAAATCTGTCCGTTTCCGCGCGCTCGCGCGCCTGCGTAACGAATCCCTCCCTCACAGTCGGCTCACCGTTCGATTGGGCGATCTCGCCCGCGTATCTGAGAATGTCGATGGCCTTTCGAGCGTCGCCGTGTTCGCGGGCTGCGAGGGCTGCTGCACGCGGGATCGTCGACGGTTCGAGGACATCGTCGTGAAACGCATCGGCACGGGCCTGCATGATCTCTCTGAGCTGATTCGCATCGTAGGGGGGAAAAACGAACTCGCGTTCACAGAGGCTCGATTTGACCCGTTCGTCCATGCGGTCTTTGTACTGAATCTTGTTACTGATCCCGATGACGCCGAGCTTGCAGTCCGT includes:
- a CDS encoding TATA-box-binding protein; this encodes MTNPADSIEIQNVVASTGIGQELDLEALAEDLPGADFNPDNFPGLVYRTQEPKAAALIFRSGKIVCTGAKSINDVHEALGIIFEKLRGLQIPVEDDPEITVQNIVSSADLGHNLNLNALAIGLGLEDVEYEPEQFPGLVYRMDEPEVVILLFGSGKIVITGGKRTDDAEEAVEEIVERIEGLGLLG
- a CDS encoding Cdc6/Cdc18 family protein — encoded protein: MDAADDLFTREDPIFANKELLEISHLPGEGRIVGRDDEISNLATAVNPAIFGQSPSNVLIYGKTGTGKSLCAKYVSKRLVSTAGEEGVNATFAYVDCAQDTTETQAVQTIADGVNDPDATGINVPDKGLSTSTYYKRLWRILDQRYDVVLIILDEIDKLDDDAILMQLSRAGEAGKITDCKLGVIGISNKIQYKDRMDERVKSSLCEREFVFPPYDANQLREIMQARADAFHDDVLEPSTIPRAAALAAREHGDARKAIDILRYAGEIAQSNGEPTVREGFVTQARERAETDRFRELIRGSTPHSRYVLQALALLSLSSGRQDGFRTSRVYEIYENICRQEGSDSLSLRRVRDLLKEHAFLDIIEQSKHSGGSAEGSYTKHQLLEDPSVVKDVLTEE